The following are from one region of the Halarcobacter sp. genome:
- a CDS encoding lipid A biosynthesis lauroyl acyltransferase, giving the protein MKDYLIYILYKLFRGFVLFLPKGFMKIILNLLAKLAYILDKKHRKYAKINLDLVYENNISEERKEEIIKNSYFNLIYNLYEQIENNNLELEELEKKITLENENIITEALKDNKNIILISAHYGNWEYITSYISLKYAPTTMVGRPLNNKYLNDDLRKSRESHNSEMLDKKGSAKGLIKALKNGRIIGLAIDQHVPVNRGEKIKFLGHDAIQTDSSTRIAIKTEALIIPVFFIKDDFRKYTIKFCEAIDPLKYDNDINKITQLQADAMSNQILEKPDDWFWQHRRWKDIYLGIYSK; this is encoded by the coding sequence TTGAAAGACTACTTAATATATATTTTATATAAGTTGTTTAGAGGATTTGTATTATTTTTACCAAAAGGTTTTATGAAAATCATTTTGAATCTTTTAGCAAAGTTAGCTTATATATTAGATAAAAAACACAGAAAATACGCAAAAATCAATTTAGATTTAGTATATGAAAATAATATTTCTGAAGAGAGAAAAGAAGAGATTATAAAAAACTCTTATTTTAATTTGATTTATAATCTTTATGAACAAATAGAAAACAATAATCTTGAACTAGAAGAGTTAGAAAAGAAAATCACACTTGAAAATGAAAATATAATAACTGAGGCATTAAAAGATAATAAAAATATTATCTTAATATCGGCACATTATGGTAACTGGGAATATATAACTTCATATATATCTTTAAAATATGCTCCAACTACAATGGTTGGAAGACCTTTAAATAATAAGTACTTAAATGATGATTTAAGGAAATCAAGAGAGAGTCACAATAGTGAAATGCTAGATAAAAAAGGTTCAGCAAAAGGTTTAATCAAAGCTTTAAAAAATGGAAGAATAATTGGTTTAGCAATAGACCAACATGTACCAGTTAATAGAGGTGAAAAGATTAAATTTTTAGGTCATGATGCGATACAAACTGATTCTTCTACAAGAATTGCTATAAAAACAGAAGCTTTAATTATTCCAGTTTTTTTTATAAAAGATGATTTTAGAAAATATACAATTAAATTTTGTGAAGCAATTGACCCTTTAAAGTATGATAATGATATTAATAAAATCACTCAACTGCAAGCTGATGCTATGTCTAATCAAATTTTAGAAAAACCTGATGATTGGTTTTGGCAACATAGACGTTGGAAAGATATTTATTTAGGGATTTATTCAAAATAG
- the waaC gene encoding lipopolysaccharide heptosyltransferase I, producing the protein MKIAIVKLSAMGDIVHAMVALQFIKKHNPNIEIDWFVEKAFFQVLENNPDIDNIYSLNLKAIKKDKKQLLSQIKQVKRYSKKTYDLVIDAQGLIKSAIVAKLLGKKVAGFSKNSIREKAASYFYKKKVSIAYDENTIDRNAKVLSKPLGFEILEADILDMKPFLYYKDEDKIIYEYLKENEKNIIFVIGSTWESRNYPKEKFLNIANSLKNNCLIVWGNEEEKEKALWLEENSKYIKAMPKINLNSLKALISKCDLLIGNDTGPTHMAWALCKPSITIFGPTPINRVYQTSINKVVKSSSKVNHYKLDKNDFSIKEIDEEIIIEMARKLLN; encoded by the coding sequence ATGAAGATTGCAATAGTTAAACTTTCTGCAATGGGAGACATAGTTCATGCTATGGTTGCCTTGCAGTTTATTAAAAAACATAATCCAAATATAGAAATAGACTGGTTTGTCGAAAAAGCTTTTTTTCAAGTTTTAGAAAACAATCCAGATATAGACAATATATACTCTTTAAATCTAAAAGCAATTAAAAAAGATAAAAAACAACTTCTTTCTCAAATTAAACAAGTAAAAAGATATTCTAAAAAAACATATGATTTAGTAATAGATGCCCAAGGATTAATAAAATCAGCAATAGTAGCAAAGCTTCTAGGGAAAAAAGTTGCAGGCTTTAGTAAAAACTCTATTAGGGAAAAAGCAGCATCTTATTTTTATAAAAAGAAAGTTTCTATTGCTTATGATGAAAATACTATAGATAGAAACGCAAAAGTTTTATCAAAACCTTTAGGCTTTGAGATATTAGAAGCTGATATTCTAGATATGAAACCATTTTTATATTATAAAGATGAAGATAAGATTATTTATGAGTATTTAAAAGAGAATGAAAAAAATATCATTTTTGTTATAGGTTCAACTTGGGAGAGTAGAAACTACCCTAAAGAGAAGTTTTTAAATATTGCTAATAGTTTAAAAAACAATTGTTTAATAGTTTGGGGAAATGAAGAGGAAAAAGAAAAAGCTCTATGGCTTGAAGAAAACAGCAAATATATAAAAGCAATGCCAAAAATCAACCTAAACAGTTTAAAAGCACTTATTTCAAAGTGTGACCTTTTGATAGGTAATGATACAGGTCCTACACATATGGCTTGGGCTTTGTGTAAACCCTCAATTACTATTTTTGGACCAACCCCAATAAATAGAGTTTATCAAACATCAATAAATAAAGTGGTAAAATCATCATCTAAAGTAAATCACTATAAATTAGACAAAAATGATTTTTCTATTAAAGAGATTGATGAAGAGATCATTATTGAGATGGCAAGGAAACTTTTAAATTGA
- a CDS encoding Ppx/GppA phosphatase family protein, which translates to MAKITTIIDIGSNSMRMVVLEKSSRFAFNLINETRSRVKISEGCYENFGNLQEAALQRAFNSLQSFLNISKALKSRKIICVATSALRDAPNAKVFINKVKNELGLNIKVIDGVKEAYYGGVAALNLIHGDEFVTVDIGGGSTEFAFIKNRKIEKCISLNIGTVRLNELFFRKNDFDGAREYVLDKLKEVMTCGHEIPSTVVGIGGTIRALSKVIMSKNNYPLDILHGYSYSVDLNKYIYDAILSAKDCDALKALGVKKDRYDTIKEGTFIFKTILDELQTKRVITSGAGVREGVYLSDLLRNNNNVFPANFNISVKSLLDRFQIDEKQSAYLGRNAGAIFDALQARHNLPEKYRLLLVIASKVHSIGNSLNFYKSNDNTFDFIISGLNYDFLHSSRVIVAHTIKFSKKSLPKRKDLKEYEQLLPDIEVMQWLSFMISLNLLINQDLSCPKVEYTLKSNKLKVSLDQSIFMIENEIEKLETPKNLKVKICYEDCNS; encoded by the coding sequence ATGGCTAAAATAACAACTATTATAGACATTGGGTCTAACTCAATGCGTATGGTTGTTTTGGAAAAGAGTAGTAGATTTGCTTTTAACTTGATTAATGAAACACGTAGTCGTGTTAAAATTTCTGAAGGTTGCTATGAAAATTTTGGTAACCTTCAAGAAGCTGCTTTACAAAGAGCATTTAACTCTTTGCAATCTTTTTTAAATATCTCCAAAGCATTAAAATCCAGAAAAATCATTTGTGTTGCCACTTCAGCATTAAGAGATGCTCCAAATGCAAAAGTTTTTATAAATAAAGTTAAAAATGAATTAGGCTTAAATATAAAAGTTATTGATGGTGTTAAAGAGGCTTATTATGGTGGAGTAGCTGCTTTAAATTTGATTCATGGAGATGAATTTGTTACTGTTGATATTGGTGGCGGTTCAACAGAGTTTGCTTTTATTAAAAATAGAAAAATAGAAAAATGTATTTCTTTAAATATAGGTACTGTAAGACTAAATGAATTGTTTTTTAGAAAAAATGATTTTGATGGTGCAAGAGAGTATGTATTAGACAAGTTAAAAGAGGTAATGACTTGTGGTCATGAAATTCCTAGTACAGTTGTAGGAATAGGTGGAACAATAAGAGCTTTAAGTAAAGTTATAATGTCTAAAAACAATTATCCTCTTGATATATTACATGGTTACAGTTATAGTGTAGATTTAAACAAATATATTTATGATGCAATACTAAGTGCAAAAGATTGTGATGCTTTAAAAGCCTTAGGAGTAAAAAAAGATAGATATGACACAATAAAAGAGGGTACATTTATCTTTAAAACTATTTTAGATGAATTACAAACAAAAAGGGTAATCACATCTGGAGCCGGAGTTAGAGAAGGTGTTTACTTAAGTGATTTATTAAGAAACAATAATAATGTTTTCCCTGCTAATTTTAATATTAGTGTAAAAAGCTTATTAGACAGATTTCAAATTGATGAAAAACAAAGTGCTTATTTAGGAAGAAATGCTGGGGCTATTTTTGATGCTTTACAAGCAAGACATAATTTACCTGAAAAATATAGATTGCTTTTAGTAATAGCTTCAAAGGTTCATTCTATTGGTAATTCTTTAAACTTTTATAAATCAAATGATAATACTTTTGATTTTATAATTAGTGGTTTAAATTATGACTTTTTACACTCATCTAGAGTTATAGTAGCTCACACTATAAAGTTTTCAAAAAAATCTTTACCAAAAAGAAAAGATTTAAAAGAGTATGAACAATTGCTTCCTGATATTGAAGTTATGCAATGGCTGTCATTTATGATATCTTTAAATCTTTTAATCAATCAAGATTTATCTTGTCCAAAAGTAGAATATACTTTAAAGAGCAATAAATTAAAAGTATCTTTAGACCAATCAATATTTATGATTGAAAATGAAATAGAGAAGTTAGAAACACCTAAGAATTTAAAGGTTAAAATCTGTTATGAAGATTGCAATAGTTAA
- a CDS encoding YfhL family 4Fe-4S dicluster ferredoxin, whose protein sequence is MSLIITDECIACDACREECPNYAIEEGDPIYIIDPDRCTECVGHYEEPACVEVCPVDCIVVDPDNQETMEELQFKYEQLQEEEV, encoded by the coding sequence ATGTCTTTAATAATTACAGATGAATGCATAGCATGTGATGCTTGTAGGGAAGAATGCCCAAATTACGCGATAGAAGAGGGTGATCCAATATATATTATTGATCCAGATAGGTGTACAGAATGTGTAGGTCATTATGAAGAGCCAGCATGTGTAGAAGTTTGTCCAGTTGACTGTATTGTAGTAGATCCAGACAACCAAGAGACAATGGAAGAATTACAATTTAAATACGAGCAACTTCAAGAAGAAGAAGTATAA
- a CDS encoding glutamate synthase subunit beta, which translates to MLNFTKFERINPEKRDVLQRLKDYGEVYQVFGKHRAREQADRCMQCGDPYCHTGCPLHNFIPAWLKQTAEKNMELAFALSNETSPFPEILGRICPQDVLCEGACSLNTGHGAISIGAIETHLNERAFENGFKPTFTKSKSDKKVAVIGSGPSGISAATFLLRKGIQVEMFERDDRAGGLLMYGIPGFKLDKTTVDRRINWLLEAGMKLHLNCEIGKDKSIKELEDEFDAIYLGIGAKQGRFPRIDGEDASNTYLAMQFLTGIQKRNLGNKDSEFIDVKDKRVVVIGGGDTAMDCVRSSVREGAATVKCLYRRDEANMPGSKKEVVNSKEEGVEFIFNVSPNKVIKDGDTATGIELLETALSEPDESGRQRVTIVEGSEFVEEADIIIFALGFSPEAPKFLTDLNVEMNSWGGVVTQNYQTSNKKVYAGGDCQRGAHLAVTAAADGREAAKEIAKAIL; encoded by the coding sequence ATGTTAAATTTTACAAAATTTGAAAGAATAAACCCTGAAAAAAGAGATGTTTTACAAAGACTAAAAGATTATGGTGAAGTATATCAAGTATTTGGAAAACATAGAGCTAGAGAGCAAGCTGATAGATGTATGCAATGTGGAGATCCATATTGCCATACAGGTTGCCCTTTACACAATTTTATTCCAGCATGGTTAAAACAAACTGCTGAAAAAAATATGGAATTAGCATTTGCTTTATCAAATGAAACATCTCCTTTCCCTGAAATTTTAGGAAGAATTTGTCCTCAAGATGTACTTTGTGAGGGTGCATGTTCTTTAAATACTGGACATGGTGCTATATCAATTGGAGCAATTGAGACACATCTAAATGAAAGAGCTTTTGAAAATGGATTCAAGCCTACATTTACTAAATCAAAATCAGATAAAAAAGTAGCTGTGATTGGTTCTGGACCTTCTGGAATTTCTGCTGCAACTTTCCTTTTAAGAAAGGGAATTCAAGTTGAAATGTTTGAAAGAGATGATAGAGCTGGTGGACTTTTAATGTATGGAATACCAGGTTTCAAACTTGATAAAACTACAGTTGATAGAAGAATCAATTGGTTACTTGAAGCTGGTATGAAATTACACTTAAATTGTGAAATTGGAAAAGATAAATCAATTAAAGAGCTTGAAGATGAGTTTGATGCAATCTATTTAGGAATAGGTGCAAAACAAGGAAGATTTCCAAGAATTGATGGTGAAGATGCTTCTAATACATATTTAGCAATGCAATTTTTAACAGGAATTCAAAAAAGAAATCTTGGAAATAAAGATAGTGAATTTATTGATGTAAAAGATAAAAGAGTAGTTGTTATTGGTGGTGGAGATACAGCAATGGACTGTGTAAGATCATCTGTTAGAGAAGGTGCTGCTACTGTTAAATGTCTTTACAGAAGAGATGAAGCTAATATGCCTGGTTCTAAAAAAGAGGTTGTTAACTCAAAAGAAGAGGGTGTAGAGTTTATTTTTAATGTAAGCCCTAATAAAGTGATTAAAGATGGAGATACTGCAACTGGTATTGAACTACTTGAAACTGCTTTAAGTGAGCCTGATGAATCAGGAAGACAAAGAGTTACTATTGTTGAAGGTAGTGAGTTTGTTGAAGAAGCAGATATTATCATCTTTGCACTTGGTTTCTCTCCTGAAGCTCCAAAATTTTTAACTGACTTAAATGTTGAAATGAATTCATGGGGTGGAGTAGTTACTCAAAACTACCAAACTTCAAATAAAAAAGTTTATGCTGGTGGTGACTGCCAAAGAGGTGCACATTTAGCTGTAACTGCAGCTGCTGATGGTAGAGAAGCAGCAAAAGAGATTGCAAAAGCAATATTATAA
- the gltB gene encoding glutamate synthase large subunit: protein MGCNLDLLTSFKDNCGFGLVADLKNRPSHKNLEDAITSLERMMHRGAVAADGKTGDGSGLLLSMPDKFMRKIASESGIDLPERYAVAMIFTRDLNDIETFKLQCEENDLKVLLTREVPVDTDALGKQALESLPHIIQVFVSANALMSLKRFDAMLYLTRKECEHKLVDKSDFYIPTFSSKVIAYKGLIMPTHIKHFYIDLRDEDFQISFSLFHQRFSTNTLPQWKLAQPFRAIAHNGEINSVEANRVNVQIKSEQIESEVFTDEEIKRILPILQNGGSDSASLDNMFEFLIVNGVDFFKAARSMIPAPWQNAPHMDSELRAFYEYTSTAMEAWDGPAAVSLTDGRHIGCLIDRNGLRPSKYIITKDHKIYITSEYGTVFLDEDNILERGRLQSGQMIGLDLKHGKVLKEEDINDYLKSSQNYSKWLNGDMEYLQEYIDESFVDADDYKFEDLEKRQKYFNITYEVLDQMIDPMAKDGKEPVGSMGDDTPLACFSQVNRNFTDFFRQKFAQVTNPPIDPYREKIVMSLETGFGHIHNVLDEKPEYARRLKVASPILMKEKFDVLVSFGDSKSPRYDNYYKNRTFSTTFKSDLKASLEQLASYVVKAVRDDKVSVVILDDRDINEKSKLIPMAMAVGFVNEKLISEGIRHSVSLVAVSGEVYDPHMAAVMIAYGATAIYPYMMYASTVALYERKDISKYKMQRLLKNTQKAVNAGLLKIMSKMGICTIASYRNSRLFDVIGLSDEIIENCFEGSHSDLAGLGYEDIEKRIEKSHFDAFFDDKHMFPLNLGGFYKYLDGGEYHDYGPATTNAMHNKHAKNKEDISDFDKLRELVETRDKKFIRDFFEFNSDKEAIDVSEVESKDEIFKRFATAAMSCGSISPEAHEAMAMAMNTIGGMSNSGEGGEDPARFGTLKNSKIKQVASGRFGVTPGYLRSAEEIQIKVAQGAKPGEGGQLPGHKVTALIASLRHTVEGVTLISPPPHHDIYSIEDLAQLIFDLKQINPEAKITVKLVSTIGVGTIAAGVAKAYADRIVISGADGGTGAAPLTSIKHTGNPWELGLAEAHNALKANHLRESVHVQTDGGLKTGLDVVKAAMLGAESYAFGTASLTLLGCKILRICHTNKCSVGVATQDEDLREHFNGTVERLISYFTFIAEDVRAILAKLGYKSLEEIVGRSDLLKVIDDEFAQKFDFQNVLRKIEGVDTCQKDKNEPFDKNKFEKELLKKVHRTIEQPTTPIKVKETISNLNRSFGTLISGEIAKYYGDAGLPDGSINIFLKGIAGQSFGALLSKGMNLYLEGAANDYVGKGMNGGKIIINTAHQGPEFAGAGNTCLYGATGGKLYVRAAVGERFAVRNSGCTAVVEGTGDNACEYMTGGIVVILGDTGINFGAGMTGGLSFVYDPEKHFVDKMNQELIEAVRIDTDDTERERLYLKRLLMDYLNETESQRAEDILENFRAEIRNFWLVKPKNMTVLPLNPEEGD, encoded by the coding sequence ATGGGATGTAATTTAGATTTACTTACTTCTTTTAAAGATAACTGTGGTTTTGGTCTTGTTGCGGATTTAAAAAACAGACCTAGTCACAAAAATTTAGAAGATGCTATAACATCGCTAGAGCGAATGATGCACAGGGGTGCAGTGGCAGCTGATGGTAAAACTGGGGACGGTTCAGGTTTATTACTATCTATGCCAGATAAATTTATGAGAAAGATTGCTTCTGAGAGTGGTATAGATTTACCAGAAAGATATGCAGTTGCAATGATATTTACAAGAGATTTAAATGATATTGAAACATTTAAATTACAATGTGAAGAGAATGATTTAAAAGTACTTCTTACAAGAGAAGTGCCTGTTGATACGGATGCTTTAGGAAAACAAGCTTTAGAATCTTTACCTCATATTATACAAGTATTTGTAAGCGCAAATGCTTTAATGAGTTTAAAAAGATTTGATGCAATGCTTTACTTAACAAGAAAAGAGTGTGAGCACAAATTAGTAGATAAAAGTGATTTTTATATTCCAACGTTTTCATCTAAAGTAATAGCCTATAAAGGGCTAATTATGCCTACGCATATTAAGCATTTTTATATTGATTTAAGAGATGAAGATTTCCAAATCTCTTTTTCTCTTTTTCACCAGAGATTTTCAACAAATACTCTGCCACAATGGAAGTTAGCACAACCTTTTAGAGCAATAGCTCATAATGGTGAGATTAACTCTGTTGAAGCAAATAGGGTAAATGTACAAATTAAATCTGAACAGATAGAGTCTGAAGTATTTACTGATGAAGAGATTAAAAGAATATTACCAATTCTTCAAAATGGTGGATCAGATTCAGCATCATTAGATAATATGTTTGAATTCTTAATCGTAAATGGTGTTGATTTCTTTAAAGCTGCAAGAAGCATGATTCCTGCACCTTGGCAAAATGCACCACATATGGACTCAGAATTAAGAGCATTCTACGAATATACATCGACTGCTATGGAAGCATGGGATGGACCAGCTGCTGTATCATTAACAGATGGTAGACATATTGGTTGTTTAATTGATAGAAATGGTTTAAGACCATCAAAATATATTATTACGAAAGATCACAAAATCTATATCACTTCTGAATATGGAACTGTATTTTTAGATGAAGATAATATTTTAGAAAGAGGTAGATTACAATCAGGACAGATGATTGGACTTGACCTTAAACATGGAAAAGTTTTAAAAGAAGAAGATATTAATGATTATTTAAAATCATCACAAAACTATAGTAAATGGTTAAATGGTGATATGGAATATCTTCAAGAATATATTGATGAATCATTTGTTGATGCTGATGATTATAAATTTGAAGATTTAGAAAAAAGACAAAAATATTTTAATATTACTTATGAAGTATTAGATCAAATGATTGATCCAATGGCTAAAGATGGTAAAGAACCAGTTGGTTCTATGGGGGATGATACACCTTTAGCATGTTTTTCACAAGTAAATAGAAATTTTACAGACTTTTTTAGACAAAAATTTGCACAGGTAACTAATCCACCAATTGATCCATATAGAGAAAAAATTGTAATGTCTTTAGAGACTGGATTTGGTCATATTCATAATGTTTTAGATGAAAAACCTGAATATGCAAGAAGATTAAAAGTTGCAAGTCCAATTTTAATGAAAGAGAAATTTGATGTATTAGTTTCATTTGGTGATTCTAAATCTCCAAGATATGACAATTACTACAAAAATAGAACTTTTTCTACAACATTTAAAAGTGATTTAAAAGCTTCATTAGAACAATTAGCATCTTATGTGGTAAAAGCAGTAAGAGATGATAAAGTTTCAGTTGTAATTTTAGATGATAGAGATATTAATGAAAAATCAAAACTTATCCCTATGGCTATGGCTGTTGGATTTGTAAATGAAAAATTGATCTCTGAAGGTATTAGACATAGCGTATCTTTAGTTGCTGTATCAGGAGAAGTTTATGATCCACATATGGCAGCTGTTATGATTGCATATGGTGCAACAGCTATTTATCCATATATGATGTATGCTTCAACAGTTGCCTTATATGAAAGAAAAGATATTTCAAAATATAAGATGCAAAGACTTCTTAAAAATACTCAAAAAGCAGTAAATGCTGGACTTCTTAAAATTATGTCTAAAATGGGTATTTGTACTATTGCTTCATATAGAAACTCGAGATTATTTGATGTTATCGGACTAAGTGATGAGATTATTGAAAATTGTTTTGAGGGTAGCCATTCTGATTTAGCAGGACTTGGATATGAGGATATAGAAAAAAGAATTGAAAAATCACACTTTGATGCATTTTTTGATGATAAACATATGTTCCCATTAAATCTTGGTGGTTTCTATAAATATTTAGATGGTGGTGAATACCATGATTATGGTCCAGCTACTACTAATGCTATGCATAATAAACATGCTAAAAATAAAGAAGATATTTCTGATTTTGATAAACTAAGAGAATTAGTTGAAACAAGAGATAAAAAATTTATTAGAGACTTCTTTGAGTTTAATTCAGACAAAGAAGCTATTGATGTAAGTGAAGTTGAATCAAAAGATGAAATCTTCAAAAGATTTGCAACAGCAGCTATGTCATGTGGTTCAATTTCACCAGAAGCTCACGAAGCTATGGCTATGGCTATGAACACTATTGGTGGTATGAGTAACTCAGGTGAGGGTGGAGAAGATCCAGCTAGATTTGGAACACTTAAAAACTCTAAGATTAAACAAGTTGCTTCAGGTAGATTTGGTGTTACTCCAGGATATTTAAGAAGTGCAGAAGAGATTCAAATTAAAGTTGCTCAAGGTGCTAAACCAGGTGAGGGTGGACAATTACCAGGTCACAAGGTTACTGCACTTATTGCTTCTTTAAGACATACTGTTGAGGGTGTTACACTTATTTCACCTCCACCACACCATGATATCTATTCTATTGAAGATTTAGCTCAATTAATTTTTGACTTAAAACAGATTAATCCAGAAGCTAAAATCACTGTTAAATTAGTATCAACAATTGGTGTTGGAACAATTGCAGCTGGTGTTGCAAAAGCTTATGCAGATAGAATTGTAATCTCAGGTGCTGATGGTGGTACAGGAGCTGCTCCTTTAACATCTATCAAACACACTGGTAACCCTTGGGAACTTGGATTAGCAGAAGCGCATAATGCTTTAAAAGCTAACCATTTAAGAGAATCAGTGCATGTACAAACAGATGGTGGTTTAAAAACTGGTCTTGATGTAGTTAAAGCTGCAATGCTTGGAGCTGAATCTTATGCATTTGGTACAGCTTCATTAACACTTCTTGGATGTAAAATCCTAAGAATTTGTCATACAAATAAGTGTTCTGTTGGTGTAGCAACACAAGATGAAGATTTAAGAGAACACTTTAATGGTACAGTTGAAAGACTTATCTCTTACTTTACATTTATTGCTGAAGATGTAAGAGCTATTCTTGCAAAACTTGGTTACAAATCATTAGAAGAGATTGTAGGTAGAAGTGATTTACTAAAAGTAATTGATGATGAATTTGCACAAAAATTTGATTTCCAAAATGTATTAAGAAAAATTGAGGGTGTAGATACTTGTCAAAAGGATAAAAATGAGCCTTTTGATAAAAACAAATTTGAAAAAGAGTTACTTAAAAAAGTTCATAGAACAATTGAACAACCAACAACTCCTATTAAAGTTAAAGAAACTATCTCTAACTTAAATAGATCGTTTGGTACATTAATCTCTGGTGAGATTGCTAAATATTATGGTGATGCAGGATTACCTGATGGTTCAATAAATATCTTCTTAAAAGGTATAGCTGGACAATCATTTGGTGCATTATTATCTAAAGGGATGAACCTTTACTTAGAGGGTGCAGCAAACGATTATGTTGGTAAAGGTATGAATGGTGGTAAAATCATTATAAACACTGCTCATCAAGGTCCTGAATTTGCAGGAGCTGGTAACACTTGTCTTTATGGTGCAACTGGTGGTAAACTTTATGTTAGAGCTGCTGTTGGTGAAAGATTTGCAGTTAGAAACTCAGGTTGTACAGCTGTAGTAGAAGGTACAGGTGATAATGCTTGTGAATATATGACTGGTGGTATAGTTGTTATTTTAGGTGATACTGGTATTAACTTCGGTGCTGGTATGACAGGTGGTTTATCATTTGTTTACGACCCTGAAAAACACTTTGTTGATAAAATGAATCAAGAGTTAATCGAAGCTGTTAGAATAGATACAGATGATACAGAAAGAGAAAGATTGTATCTAAAAAGATTACTTATGGATTATTTAAATGAAACAGAATCGCAAAGAGCTGAAGATATTTTAGAAAACTTCAGAGCTGAGATTAGAAACTTCTGGCTGGTAAAACCAAAAAATATGACAGTGTTACCACTTAATCCAGAGGAGGGAGATTAA
- a CDS encoding TRAP transporter substrate-binding protein, translating to MKKLLMGTVAATLLATSGLAAEYTLKFSHVVSANTPKGKAADFFEKRLEELSGGKIDVQVYPSSQLYNDNAVVKALRLNSVQMAAPSFSKFGKIVPNLALFDLPFLFKDIDHLHRVQDGEVGTKLKDMVTAKGIVALDFWDNGFKQFSSSKKALIMPEDAEGQKFRIMSSKVLEEQIKAVGGNPQMMPFSEVYSGLQQGVIDAAENPISNIYTKKFHEVQKYLSISDHGYLGYLVVMSKKFWNSLPADLQANVKQAMKEATAKEREFAKQLNDSQFEEIKQYAKDTGKLEIIELTPEQKEAWRKKVSTIYPHFYSDRKIGKDLIEGALNTK from the coding sequence ATGAAAAAACTATTAATGGGAACAGTTGCAGCTACACTTTTAGCTACTTCTGGATTAGCAGCGGAGTATACTTTAAAGTTCTCTCACGTTGTAAGTGCTAACACACCAAAAGGGAAAGCAGCTGACTTTTTTGAAAAAAGATTAGAAGAGTTATCTGGGGGGAAAATTGATGTTCAAGTTTATCCATCATCTCAGTTATATAATGATAATGCAGTTGTTAAAGCATTAAGATTAAACTCTGTTCAAATGGCAGCACCATCTTTTTCTAAATTTGGTAAAATTGTACCAAACTTAGCATTATTTGATTTACCATTTTTATTTAAAGATATTGACCACTTACACAGAGTTCAAGATGGTGAAGTTGGTACTAAACTTAAAGATATGGTAACAGCTAAAGGTATTGTTGCTTTAGATTTCTGGGACAATGGATTTAAACAATTCTCTTCATCTAAAAAAGCATTAATTATGCCAGAAGATGCTGAAGGTCAAAAATTTAGAATTATGTCTTCAAAAGTACTTGAAGAGCAAATTAAAGCAGTAGGTGGTAATCCACAAATGATGCCTTTCTCTGAAGTTTATTCAGGGTTACAACAAGGTGTTATTGATGCAGCAGAAAATCCAATCTCTAACATCTATACTAAAAAATTCCACGAAGTTCAAAAATACCTTTCTATTTCTGATCACGGATATTTAGGTTACCTAGTTGTTATGTCTAAAAAATTCTGGAATTCTTTACCAGCTGATTTACAAGCAAATGTTAAACAAGCTATGAAAGAAGCTACTGCAAAAGAGAGAGAGTTTGCAAAACAATTAAACGATTCTCAATTTGAAGAGATTAAACAATATGCAAAAGATACAGGTAAGCTTGAAATTATTGAATTAACTCCTGAACAAAAAGAGGCTTGGAGAAAAAAAGTTAGTACAATTTATCCTCACTTTTACAGTGACAGAAAAATTGGTAAAGACTTAATTGAAGGTGCTTTAAATACTAAGTAA